Proteins encoded within one genomic window of Halorussus salilacus:
- a CDS encoding MFS transporter, translated as MNLGRRLPDASRETALVVGLVSGSHVINHLYLVLFPPVLTTLAADFEVGLSALGFAMGLQAFVNTALQLPYGYLSDNYDRTLTLGLCLGLGAVGAAILALAPTFEWLLVGQVVLGVGIAGHHPAHFPLLSDATAEDVRGQAYSVHGFAGNLGFAAPPVVILGVTALSGTSWRHAFGLIAAVGAIYGVAACYVLWRHVDDEVTRPNLGEAAGDDDRASASSRIERALAELRALARAPSILALGVVALIASTAFWGITSYVAVLLEDGYGVAPDLASLTLTAMFVAGAGLILVGGTLADRFRPGPILAGAYVLVGLAVLLLASMTVPPLLAVPVAVLAGSAGSLGGPARDKLADVLSTRTDIGRNFAVLTIGIMVGNTVAPPLFGALIESTGYSEAFGLVGAVALLAAVATVGIVARYREEIALGPSASSGD; from the coding sequence ATGAATCTGGGCCGTCGGTTGCCGGACGCGTCCCGCGAGACCGCCCTCGTGGTCGGGCTGGTCAGCGGCTCGCACGTCATCAACCACCTCTACCTCGTGCTCTTTCCGCCCGTCCTCACCACCCTCGCGGCCGACTTCGAGGTCGGGCTGTCGGCGCTCGGGTTCGCCATGGGCCTGCAGGCGTTCGTCAACACGGCGCTCCAGCTCCCCTACGGCTACCTCTCGGACAACTACGACCGGACGCTGACGCTGGGGCTGTGTCTCGGGCTCGGCGCGGTCGGGGCGGCGATTCTGGCGCTCGCGCCCACCTTCGAGTGGCTCCTCGTCGGACAGGTCGTCCTCGGGGTCGGCATCGCGGGCCACCACCCGGCCCACTTCCCGCTGCTGTCGGACGCGACCGCCGAGGACGTCCGCGGGCAGGCCTACAGCGTCCACGGATTCGCCGGGAACCTGGGATTCGCCGCGCCGCCGGTCGTGATACTCGGGGTCACCGCGCTTTCGGGAACCTCGTGGCGTCACGCCTTCGGGCTGATCGCCGCGGTCGGCGCGATCTACGGCGTCGCCGCGTGCTACGTCCTCTGGCGGCACGTCGACGACGAGGTGACCCGGCCGAACCTCGGCGAGGCCGCCGGGGACGACGACCGGGCGAGCGCGTCCTCTCGAATCGAACGCGCGCTCGCGGAGCTTCGCGCGCTGGCTCGCGCCCCCTCCATACTCGCGCTGGGCGTGGTCGCGCTCATCGCCTCGACCGCGTTCTGGGGCATCACCTCCTACGTCGCGGTCCTGTTGGAGGACGGCTACGGCGTCGCGCCGGATTTGGCGAGCCTCACGCTGACCGCGATGTTCGTCGCGGGCGCGGGCCTCATCCTCGTCGGCGGGACGCTGGCCGACCGCTTCCGCCCCGGTCCGATACTCGCTGGCGCGTACGTGCTCGTCGGGCTGGCCGTCCTGCTGCTGGCCTCGATGACCGTTCCGCCGCTACTGGCCGTCCCGGTGGCGGTGCTGGCGGGGAGCGCCGGGAGTCTGGGCGGGCCCGCCCGCGACAAGCTTGCCGACGTGCTCTCGACGCGGACCGACATCGGGCGGAACTTCGCGGTGCTCACCATCGGCATCATGGTCGGCAACACCGTCGCGCCGCCGCTGTTCGGCGCGCTCATCGAGTCGACCGGCTACTCGGAGGCGTTCGGACTCGTCGGCGCGGTCGCGCTACTGGCGGCGGTCGCGACCGTCGGAATCGTGGCGCGGTACCGCGAGGAGATCGCGCTGGGTCCGAGCGCCAGTTCCGGGGACTGA
- a CDS encoding HAD family hydrolase: protein MTRDDVAAAESAAAVVYDLDGTLVDLVVDWAAVERRLADLLEREGIDADPLSAWELLDAAEAAGVGEAADDLIAAAERDGARASDRLRRADELLAREIPVGVCSLNREDAVRIALDAHDLAAHVESVVGRGTVPERKPHPRPLLAAVEALGVAPEEVVFVGDSARDEETAERAGTRFEWV from the coding sequence GTGACCCGAGACGACGTAGCCGCGGCCGAATCGGCCGCGGCCGTGGTGTACGACCTCGACGGGACGCTGGTGGACCTCGTGGTCGACTGGGCGGCCGTCGAGCGCAGGCTGGCCGACCTGCTGGAGCGGGAGGGAATCGACGCCGACCCCCTGAGCGCGTGGGAGTTGCTCGACGCCGCCGAGGCGGCCGGAGTCGGCGAGGCGGCCGACGACCTCATCGCGGCGGCCGAGCGCGACGGTGCCCGGGCGTCCGACCGACTCCGCCGTGCCGACGAACTCCTCGCCCGCGAGATTCCGGTGGGCGTCTGCTCGCTCAATCGCGAGGACGCGGTCCGCATCGCGCTCGACGCCCACGACCTCGCGGCCCACGTCGAGAGCGTCGTGGGCCGGGGGACCGTGCCCGAGCGCAAGCCCCATCCCCGGCCCTTGCTCGCGGCCGTCGAGGCGTTGGGCGTCGCGCCCGAGGAGGTGGTGTTCGTCGGCGACTCCGCGCGGGACGAAGAGACCGCCGAGCGCGCCGGGACCCGGTTCGAGTGGGTCTGA
- a CDS encoding MgtC/SapB family protein, with protein MQGIAESIASAPLDHEVVRIALAGALGLFLGLEREWSHKPAGIRTFTLITLLGAVFTLLDRDVLLLLGGLLVIVQGVLLAVQGLTDADEEGLSLTTSVSMLVAFSVGALVMEGFILVGVTVAVLSSMLLVLKRELHSLAWGLSREELRSAVEFAILAFVIYPLLPEGEFAFGVEPRVVWLMVVTVAAIGIVNYAVVETYGGRGIAVTGFFGGLASSTAVVGTMLDHVGQRPEAASYGVAAILLADAAMAVRNLAIALAFTFGSGKPVLYGAILPLGVVILGSVAIAAYTADWSETVDIDLESPFSLRNALSFGAIFLLVIVAGAVAQQQFGSTGFYVTALLSGLVSSAGVTSSAVLLYMGGNLDHQTAVFGILLATASSITVKAALTLSAPDRGFAYRVAAWSGVLLAGSGVAAVLATM; from the coding sequence GTGCAGGGTATCGCCGAGTCCATCGCGTCGGCACCGCTGGACCACGAAGTCGTTCGTATCGCCTTGGCGGGAGCGCTGGGGCTGTTCCTCGGGCTGGAGCGCGAGTGGTCCCACAAGCCCGCCGGAATCCGGACGTTCACGCTCATCACGTTGCTCGGGGCGGTGTTCACCCTGCTCGACCGCGACGTGTTGCTCCTGCTGGGCGGCCTGCTCGTCATCGTGCAGGGCGTCCTGCTCGCGGTACAGGGCCTGACCGACGCCGACGAGGAGGGGCTGTCGCTCACCACGTCGGTGTCGATGCTGGTCGCGTTCAGCGTCGGCGCGCTCGTCATGGAGGGGTTCATCCTCGTCGGGGTCACCGTGGCGGTGCTGTCGTCGATGTTGCTCGTGCTGAAGCGCGAGCTACACAGCCTCGCGTGGGGGCTCTCCCGGGAGGAGCTCCGGTCTGCGGTCGAGTTCGCCATCCTCGCGTTCGTCATCTACCCGCTCCTGCCCGAGGGGGAGTTCGCCTTCGGGGTCGAACCGCGGGTGGTCTGGCTGATGGTGGTCACGGTCGCCGCCATCGGCATCGTCAACTACGCCGTGGTCGAGACCTACGGCGGCCGGGGCATCGCGGTCACGGGCTTCTTCGGCGGCCTCGCCTCCTCGACCGCGGTCGTCGGGACGATGCTCGACCACGTCGGCCAGCGCCCCGAGGCGGCGTCCTACGGGGTGGCCGCCATCCTGCTGGCCGACGCCGCGATGGCGGTCCGGAACCTCGCCATCGCGCTGGCGTTCACGTTCGGGAGCGGCAAGCCCGTCCTCTACGGCGCGATACTGCCCCTCGGGGTGGTCATCCTCGGGAGCGTCGCCATCGCGGCCTACACCGCCGACTGGTCCGAGACGGTCGACATCGACCTCGAAAGCCCGTTCTCGCTGCGGAACGCCCTGAGCTTCGGGGCCATCTTCCTGCTGGTCATCGTGGCGGGCGCGGTGGCCCAACAGCAGTTCGGCTCCACGGGGTTCTACGTGACCGCCCTGCTGTCGGGACTGGTCTCCAGCGCGGGCGTGACCTCCTCGGCGGTCCTGCTCTACATGGGCGGGAATCTCGACCACCAGACCGCGGTGTTCGGCATCCTGCTCGCGACCGCCTCCTCCATCACCGTGAAGGCCGCGCTGACCCTCTCGGCGCCCGACCGGGGGTTCGCCTACCGGGTCGCGGCGTGGAGCGGGGTCCTGCTCGCGGGGTCGGGAGTGGCGGCGGTCCTCGCTACGATGTGA
- a CDS encoding DUF5822 domain-containing protein, with protein MPQPVETHDPEGVDYGWVMQTTFVVTIVVGAPVVALLAWATGVSLPTWGSRVSFAIRVGSLVWFVVAVSVFLYARREQE; from the coding sequence GTGCCCCAGCCAGTCGAGACCCACGACCCCGAGGGCGTCGATTACGGGTGGGTGATGCAGACTACCTTCGTCGTCACCATCGTGGTCGGCGCACCGGTCGTCGCCCTGCTCGCGTGGGCCACCGGCGTCTCGCTCCCGACGTGGGGGTCGCGGGTGTCGTTCGCGATTCGTGTGGGATCGCTGGTGTGGTTCGTGGTCGCGGTCTCGGTGTTCCTCTACGCCCGGCGCGAGCAGGAGTGA
- a CDS encoding helix-turn-helix transcriptional regulator produces MHDLTGFQRDLLYVIAGLDEPHGLAIKDELESYYEKEIHHGRLYPNLDTLVDKGLVEKGQRDRRTNFYTLTRRGTREIEARREWEAQYVDLSVEA; encoded by the coding sequence ATGCACGACCTGACAGGATTCCAGCGTGACCTGCTGTACGTCATCGCGGGGCTGGACGAACCGCACGGGCTCGCCATCAAGGACGAGCTGGAATCGTACTACGAGAAGGAGATTCACCACGGACGGCTGTATCCCAACCTCGACACCCTCGTCGACAAGGGGCTGGTCGAGAAGGGCCAGCGCGACCGCCGGACCAACTTCTACACGCTCACCCGCCGGGGGACGCGGGAGATAGAGGCACGCCGCGAGTGGGAGGCCCAGTACGTCGACCTGAGCGTCGAAGCCTGA
- a CDS encoding class-III pyridoxal-phosphate-dependent aminotransferase yields the protein MDRDTAEPAVERMPGKRAKEWSDYHHQFSAPSTYVYDFVWDVTEDAEGPFCTDVDGNVLMDFTSHVAAAPLGYNNPKIMDKLREFEITDPLKIAGQDFYAAGGWPPEDPEFPGPTQLMDRLTDLTSHYDMDTVFLSNSGAEAVENAIKVCYAQGGHRAFNFDGAFHGRTLGALSLNRSKRAHRKGYPEVGGVVTLPYPSTEEEYERKWKTDGPGGNVVADKLDPEQGVIDPEEVAYLIMEPVQGEGGYRVPHDGFVDDVAEVREEYDVKVISDEIQAGLGRTGEMWGVDHLDLEPDVITSAKGLRVGATVANEDMFPDEKGRLSSTWGAGDVMSALQGVLTLDAIEEYDLLDNATERGRQLRELLEDADLPNVEDVRGRGLMLAVEFDTKDRREAVVEAALKRGLLVLGCGYKTLRLLPPLDVTAREIDLAFDVFASAVEDVA from the coding sequence ATGGACCGAGACACCGCAGAGCCCGCGGTCGAGCGGATGCCCGGCAAACGAGCCAAAGAGTGGTCCGACTACCACCACCAGTTCTCCGCGCCCAGCACCTACGTCTACGACTTCGTCTGGGACGTGACCGAGGACGCCGAGGGGCCGTTCTGCACCGACGTGGACGGCAACGTCCTGATGGACTTCACCAGCCACGTCGCGGCCGCGCCGCTGGGGTACAACAACCCCAAGATAATGGACAAACTCCGTGAGTTCGAGATCACCGACCCGCTCAAGATCGCGGGACAGGACTTCTACGCCGCGGGCGGCTGGCCGCCCGAGGACCCCGAGTTCCCCGGGCCGACCCAGCTGATGGACCGGCTCACCGACCTCACCAGCCACTACGACATGGACACCGTCTTCCTGTCGAACTCCGGCGCGGAGGCGGTCGAGAACGCCATCAAGGTCTGTTACGCCCAAGGCGGCCACCGCGCGTTCAACTTCGACGGCGCGTTCCACGGCCGGACCCTCGGCGCGCTCAGCCTGAATCGCTCGAAGCGCGCCCACCGGAAGGGCTACCCCGAGGTCGGCGGCGTCGTCACGCTCCCGTACCCCTCGACCGAGGAGGAGTACGAGCGCAAGTGGAAGACCGACGGCCCCGGCGGCAACGTCGTCGCCGACAAACTCGACCCCGAGCAGGGCGTCATCGACCCCGAGGAGGTCGCCTACCTCATCATGGAGCCCGTGCAGGGCGAGGGCGGCTACCGGGTCCCCCACGACGGCTTCGTCGACGACGTGGCCGAGGTCCGCGAGGAGTACGACGTGAAGGTCATCAGCGACGAGATTCAGGCCGGACTCGGCCGGACCGGCGAGATGTGGGGCGTCGACCACCTCGACCTCGAACCCGACGTCATCACCTCCGCGAAGGGTCTGCGCGTCGGCGCGACCGTCGCCAACGAGGACATGTTCCCCGACGAGAAGGGACGCCTGTCCTCGACGTGGGGCGCGGGCGACGTGATGAGCGCCCTGCAGGGCGTGCTCACCCTCGACGCCATCGAGGAGTACGACCTGCTCGACAACGCGACCGAGCGCGGCCGACAGCTCCGGGAGCTCCTCGAAGACGCCGACCTCCCGAACGTCGAGGACGTTCGGGGTCGCGGCCTGATGCTCGCGGTCGAGTTCGACACCAAGGACCGCCGCGAGGCGGTCGTCGAGGCGGCGCTCAAGCGCGGCCTGCTGGTGCTGGGCTGTGGCTACAAGACCCTGCGCCTGCTCCCGCCGCTCGACGTGACCGCCCGCGAGATAGACCTCGCGTTCGACGTGTTCGCCTCGGCGGTCGAAGACGTGGCGTAA
- a CDS encoding alpha/beta fold hydrolase, translated as MEVTHHGRATAYRLADRGGEGSGVLCVHGSGGTKEVWKAQLGRLASHRPVAALDLSGHGDSEDFDADPGWETLSAYADDVAAVAEETDAGVLVGNSLGGAVALQFAIERDHDLDALVLAGTGAKLPVLSDLLGWLDSDFDRAVEFLHGEDRLFHDPDSRYVELSTEAMHEVGQRVTRRDFLSCHEFDLRDRLDEVDVPTLAVVGEHDKLTPPDYHEYLADEIPGGRYREIEGAAHLAMLEEPERFNDAVSEFLDEVGS; from the coding sequence ATGGAAGTCACGCACCACGGGCGGGCGACCGCGTATCGACTCGCCGACCGCGGCGGCGAGGGGTCGGGGGTCCTCTGCGTCCACGGCTCGGGCGGCACCAAGGAGGTCTGGAAGGCCCAACTCGGTCGGCTGGCGAGCCACCGGCCGGTCGCCGCGCTCGACCTCAGCGGCCACGGCGACTCGGAGGACTTCGACGCCGACCCCGGCTGGGAGACGCTCTCGGCGTACGCCGACGACGTGGCGGCGGTCGCCGAGGAGACGGACGCGGGCGTGCTGGTCGGTAACTCGCTGGGCGGGGCGGTCGCGCTCCAGTTCGCTATCGAACGCGACCACGACCTCGACGCGCTCGTGCTGGCCGGAACCGGCGCGAAGCTACCCGTGCTGTCGGACCTGCTGGGGTGGCTCGACTCGGACTTCGACCGCGCGGTCGAGTTCCTCCACGGCGAGGACCGCCTCTTTCACGACCCCGACTCCCGGTACGTCGAGCTCTCGACCGAGGCCATGCACGAGGTCGGCCAGCGAGTCACCCGCCGGGACTTCCTGTCCTGCCACGAGTTCGACCTCCGGGACCGACTGGACGAGGTGGACGTGCCGACCTTGGCGGTGGTGGGCGAACACGACAAGCTGACGCCGCCCGACTACCACGAGTATCTCGCCGACGAGATTCCGGGGGGTCGGTATCGGGAGATAGAGGGCGCGGCCCACCTCGCGATGCTAGAGGAGCCCGAGAGATTCAACGACGCCGTCTCGGAGTTTCTGGACGAGGTCGGGAGCTAG
- a CDS encoding acyl-CoA dehydrogenase family protein: MNLSDEQRAIRDVVREFAVEEIRPRAEETDREGRFPEDVWDGLADLDLTGMTVPEEYGGLDVERLTYSVVNEEVAYGMLSVATALSVHCLATSCIAEFGDDDQRERWLPDMVEGRPVGAFALSEPQAGSNPAEMTTEARREGDEYVIDGKKQWITNGDRAGVVVLFAKTDREDPRSVTQFVVPKDADGLEVGKKEDKMGLRASDTTSLVFDDVRIPAENRLTEEGQGLSAAFHILTGGRIGIASQSVGLAQSALDEAVAYAHEREQFDRPIADIQTIRHKVADMKTQLEAARLLTRDAARRDDRGENVEMAASMAKYFASEAAVDIANEAVQIHGGYGYTTDFDVERLYRDSKILPIYEGTSEIQKKVIARNVLE, translated from the coding sequence ATGAACCTCTCCGACGAGCAACGGGCCATCCGGGACGTGGTCCGGGAGTTCGCAGTCGAGGAGATACGCCCCCGAGCCGAGGAGACCGACCGCGAGGGACGCTTCCCCGAGGACGTGTGGGACGGCCTCGCCGACCTCGACCTGACGGGCATGACCGTCCCCGAGGAGTACGGCGGCCTCGACGTCGAACGGCTCACCTACAGCGTCGTCAACGAGGAGGTCGCCTACGGAATGTTGTCGGTCGCGACCGCCCTGTCGGTCCACTGTCTGGCGACCTCCTGCATCGCGGAGTTCGGCGACGACGACCAGCGCGAACGGTGGCTCCCCGACATGGTCGAGGGCAGGCCGGTCGGCGCGTTCGCGCTCTCGGAACCGCAGGCCGGGTCGAACCCCGCCGAGATGACGACCGAGGCCCGGAGGGAGGGCGACGAGTACGTCATCGACGGCAAGAAGCAGTGGATCACGAACGGCGACCGCGCTGGCGTGGTCGTCCTGTTCGCCAAGACCGACCGCGAGGACCCCCGGTCGGTCACGCAGTTCGTGGTTCCCAAGGACGCCGACGGGCTGGAGGTCGGCAAGAAGGAGGACAAGATGGGCCTCCGGGCCAGCGACACGACCAGCCTCGTCTTCGACGACGTCCGCATCCCCGCCGAAAATCGGCTGACCGAGGAGGGACAGGGTCTCTCGGCGGCGTTCCACATCCTGACAGGCGGGCGGATCGGCATCGCGAGCCAGTCGGTCGGCCTCGCCCAATCGGCGCTCGACGAAGCCGTGGCGTACGCCCACGAGCGCGAGCAGTTCGATAGGCCCATCGCCGACATCCAGACCATCCGCCACAAGGTCGCCGACATGAAGACCCAGTTGGAGGCCGCCCGACTGCTCACCCGCGACGCCGCCCGGCGGGACGACCGGGGCGAGAACGTCGAGATGGCCGCGAGCATGGCGAAGTACTTCGCCAGCGAGGCCGCGGTCGATATCGCCAACGAGGCGGTCCAGATCCACGGCGGCTACGGCTACACCACCGACTTCGACGTCGAACGGCTCTATCGCGACTCGAAGATTCTCCCCATCTACGAGGGCACCTCCGAGATACAGAAGAAGGTCATCGCGCGGAACGTGCTGGAGTGA
- a CDS encoding amphi-Trp domain-containing protein, whose protein sequence is MPEEVLFETERSQSREDIAAYLRTVAEKLESGEEFSLSAGDQSVTLAPPAQPTFEVKAERETPASGGQGELSVEFEIEWDEGGDGDGGGTDSSLSIE, encoded by the coding sequence ATGCCAGAAGAAGTGCTGTTCGAGACCGAGCGCAGCCAGTCCCGCGAAGACATCGCCGCCTACCTCCGGACCGTGGCCGAGAAACTGGAGTCCGGCGAGGAGTTCTCGCTGTCGGCGGGCGACCAGTCCGTGACGCTCGCGCCGCCCGCCCAACCGACCTTCGAGGTCAAGGCCGAGCGCGAGACGCCCGCGAGCGGCGGGCAGGGCGAACTCAGCGTCGAGTTCGAGATAGAGTGGGACGAAGGCGGAGACGGGGACGGCGGCGGGACCGACTCGTCGCTGTCCATCGAGTAG
- a CDS encoding AI-2E family transporter has product MNDWDIDRARIAWWAVGLALASAVAYVVYSFVGTFVFGIFLYYATRPVYQRLRRRIGPPSVAAAVSLFALALPVLLLVMYTAAIGLQELARAFDALREMDAVPADLTGVWEQIEPYVGASTIAQRPEDLLDDPNTELIQDVGMAALEYIGIIGIGLLHLFVMIAIAFYLLRDDHRLSRYVQRQFADSGGVFAAYVRAVDRDFNSVFFGNILNALFTGTIGAAAYNVVNLVAPTGLGVPYPTLIGLLAGAASLIPVVGMKLVYFPVLAYLFAETWVADPGLLWFPALFFAVSFVVVDTIPDLVLRPYVSGRDLHVGMVMLAYILGPLLFGWYGIFLGPLILVLVIHFVRIVLPELVAGEPIRPWAVDPTYLFEHAEPAGESAGPPADSPAGTDGGAPDSSSSASERESSTFEREPSDGEESGDATASPDSADETEASGSSDP; this is encoded by the coding sequence ATGAACGACTGGGACATCGACCGCGCGCGCATCGCTTGGTGGGCCGTCGGGCTGGCGCTCGCCAGCGCGGTCGCCTACGTGGTCTACTCGTTCGTCGGCACCTTCGTGTTCGGCATCTTCCTCTACTACGCGACCCGGCCGGTGTACCAGCGACTCCGCAGGCGAATCGGCCCGCCCAGCGTGGCGGCGGCCGTCTCGCTGTTCGCGCTCGCGCTTCCGGTGTTACTGCTGGTGATGTACACCGCGGCCATCGGCCTGCAGGAACTGGCGAGAGCGTTCGACGCGTTGCGGGAGATGGACGCCGTCCCGGCCGACCTCACCGGCGTCTGGGAGCAGATCGAGCCCTACGTCGGCGCGTCGACGATAGCCCAGCGCCCGGAGGACCTGCTCGACGACCCGAACACCGAGCTCATTCAGGACGTGGGGATGGCGGCGCTCGAATACATCGGCATCATCGGTATCGGCCTGCTCCACCTGTTCGTGATGATCGCCATCGCGTTCTACCTGCTCCGGGACGACCACCGGCTCTCGCGGTACGTCCAGCGCCAGTTCGCCGACTCGGGCGGCGTGTTCGCGGCCTACGTCCGGGCGGTCGACCGCGATTTCAACAGCGTCTTCTTCGGGAACATCCTGAACGCGCTGTTCACGGGCACCATCGGCGCGGCGGCGTACAACGTGGTGAACCTCGTCGCGCCGACGGGGCTCGGGGTCCCGTACCCCACCCTCATCGGTCTGCTCGCGGGCGCGGCCAGCCTGATTCCCGTGGTCGGGATGAAGCTGGTCTACTTCCCCGTGCTGGCGTACCTCTTCGCGGAGACCTGGGTCGCCGACCCCGGACTCCTGTGGTTCCCGGCGCTGTTCTTCGCGGTCTCGTTCGTCGTCGTGGACACGATCCCGGACCTCGTGCTCCGGCCGTACGTCTCGGGCCGGGACCTCCACGTCGGAATGGTGATGCTGGCGTACATCCTCGGTCCGTTGCTGTTCGGGTGGTACGGCATCTTCCTCGGCCCGCTGATACTGGTGCTGGTCATCCACTTCGTGCGCATCGTCCTGCCGGAACTCGTCGCGGGCGAACCCATCCGGCCGTGGGCGGTGGACCCGACCTACCTCTTCGAGCACGCCGAACCGGCGGGCGAATCCGCGGGCCCGCCCGCGGATTCGCCCGCGGGAACGGACGGAGGCGCGCCGGACTCGTCATCGAGCGCATCCGAACGCGAGTCGAGTACATTCGAACGCGAACCGAGCGACGGCGAGGAGTCGGGCGACGCGACCGCGTCGCCCGACTCGGCCGACGAGACCGAGGCGTCCGGCAGTTCCGACCCGTGA
- the panB gene encoding 3-methyl-2-oxobutanoate hydroxymethyltransferase, translated as MTTVQDLAAKAGDERITMLTAYDAPTAEIVEEAGVDAILVGDSMGNAVLGHDSTLPVTVDEVRSRTAAVARATDDALVVADMPFLSYGVDESDAVEHCGRMLKEADANAVKLESGPHTVDLTERLVDLGIPVMAHLGLTPQRVNQLGGYFRQGTDEESATEMLDLARAHEEAGAFSLVLEHVPSNVARQITEALDIPTIGIGAGPDTDGQVLVLNDVFGMSDRTPPFSAQFGDVKSEMEDAVEGFREAVESGEFPAEEHSYDEDAVEDLY; from the coding sequence ATGACGACCGTTCAGGACCTCGCGGCGAAGGCGGGCGACGAGCGGATAACCATGCTGACCGCGTACGACGCTCCGACCGCCGAGATCGTCGAGGAGGCGGGCGTGGACGCGATTCTGGTGGGCGATTCGATGGGCAACGCGGTGCTGGGCCACGACTCGACGCTCCCCGTCACCGTCGATGAGGTCCGGAGCCGGACCGCGGCGGTCGCGCGCGCGACCGACGACGCGCTGGTGGTCGCCGACATGCCGTTCCTGAGCTACGGCGTCGACGAGAGCGACGCCGTGGAGCACTGCGGCCGGATGCTCAAGGAGGCCGACGCCAACGCCGTGAAACTCGAAAGCGGCCCCCACACCGTCGACCTCACCGAGCGTCTCGTGGACCTCGGGATTCCCGTGATGGCCCACCTCGGGCTGACGCCCCAGCGCGTCAATCAGCTCGGGGGCTACTTCCGGCAGGGGACCGACGAGGAGAGCGCGACCGAGATGCTCGACCTCGCGCGGGCCCACGAGGAGGCCGGGGCCTTCTCGCTCGTGCTCGAACACGTCCCCTCGAACGTGGCCCGACAGATAACCGAGGCCCTCGACATCCCGACCATCGGCATCGGCGCGGGCCCCGACACCGACGGACAGGTCCTCGTGCTGAACGACGTGTTCGGGATGAGCGACCGGACGCCGCCGTTCTCCGCGCAGTTCGGCGACGTGAAATCGGAGATGGAGGACGCGGTCGAGGGGTTCCGCGAGGCCGTCGAGTCCGGGGAGTTCCCCGCCGAGGAACACAGCTACGACGAGGACGCGGTCGAGGACCTCTACTGA
- a CDS encoding alanyl-tRNA editing protein: MSQLAAREPDVTSFEATVEDATDEYVVLDETYFYAESGGQPADRGTLGGIAVEGVEKREDGEIVHRLADDPGDDSDFASDFGVGETVRAEIDDDFRTYCMRAHTASHVLYGAGRRVLEDLGYGGFDIGERKVRVDFTTSTDIDDAVLAELERLTNRAVWDSLPVSWEEVPEEEARERDEIAFNTKTEEGVMSESDTVRVVTVEDWDWAACGGTHVRNTREIGPVTVLDRSNPGEGLTRVEFAVGPTAVRQRAEDVRAAREAARALDVGVADLPDAARRVGEEVERLESDLADARGEVLAARIADLEDDPVERDGGEWLVGTVSGFGPNEVADPAKELAGETADAEEGTSSSGTPEAYDAVVLSGRDGTTFVVAATAGDPEAGAVVEEVTDAFGGGGGGSPTFAQGGGLDASPEEVVAFLRE, encoded by the coding sequence ATGAGTCAACTCGCGGCACGGGAGCCGGACGTGACGAGCTTCGAGGCCACGGTCGAAGACGCGACCGACGAGTACGTCGTCCTCGACGAGACGTACTTCTACGCCGAGAGCGGCGGCCAGCCCGCAGACCGCGGGACGCTGGGCGGAATCGCGGTCGAGGGGGTCGAGAAGCGCGAGGACGGTGAAATCGTCCACCGACTCGCCGACGACCCGGGGGACGATTCCGATTTCGCCTCAGACTTCGGGGTCGGCGAGACGGTTCGCGCCGAGATAGACGACGACTTCCGGACCTACTGCATGCGCGCTCACACCGCGAGCCACGTCCTCTACGGCGCGGGCCGGAGAGTGCTTGAGGACCTCGGCTACGGCGGATTCGACATCGGCGAGCGGAAGGTCCGGGTCGACTTCACGACCTCGACCGACATCGACGACGCGGTGCTGGCCGAACTGGAGCGGCTCACCAACCGCGCGGTCTGGGACTCCCTGCCCGTCTCGTGGGAGGAGGTTCCCGAGGAGGAAGCCCGCGAGCGCGACGAAATCGCGTTCAACACCAAGACCGAGGAGGGCGTGATGAGCGAGTCGGACACCGTCCGCGTGGTGACCGTCGAGGACTGGGACTGGGCGGCCTGTGGGGGCACCCACGTCCGGAACACCCGCGAAATCGGTCCCGTCACGGTCCTCGACCGCTCGAACCCCGGCGAGGGCCTGACCCGCGTCGAGTTCGCTGTCGGGCCGACCGCCGTCCGCCAGCGCGCTGAGGACGTGCGGGCCGCCCGCGAGGCCGCCAGGGCGCTCGACGTGGGCGTCGCCGACCTCCCCGACGCCGCCCGCCGGGTGGGCGAGGAGGTCGAGCGCCTCGAATCCGACCTCGCCGACGCCAGAGGGGAGGTCCTCGCGGCCAGAATCGCCGACCTCGAAGACGACCCCGTCGAGCGCGACGGCGGCGAGTGGCTGGTCGGGACCGTCTCGGGGTTCGGCCCGAACGAGGTCGCCGACCCCGCGAAGGAACTGGCTGGCGAGACGGCCGACGCCGAGGAGGGAACCTCGTCGAGCGGTACGCCGGAGGCGTACGACGCCGTAGTCCTCTCGGGGCGGGACGGCACGACCTTCGTCGTCGCCGCGACCGCGGGCGACCCCGAGGCGGGCGCGGTGGTCGAGGAAGTGACCGACGCCTTCGGCGGCGGAGGCGGCGGCAGTCCGACCTTCGCACAGGGCGGCGGCCTCGACGCCAGTCCCGAGGAAGTGGTGGCGTTCCTGCGGGAGTAG